From Calothrix sp. PCC 6303, a single genomic window includes:
- a CDS encoding alpha/beta hydrolase, whose protein sequence is MSFQSDDYTIAKNDLLEKIKLQEINLPLKNSACSSQLFLHPQPTNKVCIFFHGFTAAPYQFKPLAEVLFNCGYNVLIPLLPGHGIAGNWNSRNPPPLPTQPEPYQDFAHRWLQIAQNFGDQVIIGGLSGGGALAAWLALEYAQEIHKVLLFSPYLSSSNNILDLFVQILPFYISWGHRNNSPNFGYQGFRMPGLEVFADLGQYVLKQAQNRKLPSMFIISSESDKSIDSKELVSLFESSLMYQQKSWFFYFDKFFQVPHTMMTKAEGNRYQDLLITIVKAYIESDVSWRDLLRIGDLILEGKRFEVAIKELKLLNRVSPDLAVLLAVINKEVLV, encoded by the coding sequence ATGTCTTTTCAAAGTGATGACTACACTATTGCTAAAAATGATCTTCTTGAGAAGATAAAATTGCAAGAGATTAATTTACCATTAAAAAACTCAGCTTGCAGTTCCCAATTATTTCTCCATCCCCAACCTACAAATAAAGTCTGTATTTTCTTCCATGGATTCACCGCAGCACCCTATCAATTTAAACCATTAGCAGAGGTTTTATTCAATTGTGGTTACAATGTTTTAATTCCTTTATTACCAGGTCACGGTATCGCTGGAAATTGGAATAGCCGCAATCCTCCTCCTTTGCCAACTCAGCCAGAACCATATCAAGATTTTGCTCATCGTTGGTTACAGATTGCTCAGAATTTTGGCGATCAAGTTATTATTGGTGGATTATCTGGTGGAGGAGCTTTAGCTGCATGGTTAGCATTAGAATATGCTCAGGAAATTCACAAAGTTTTATTATTTTCACCTTATTTAAGTAGTAGTAATAATATTCTAGATTTATTCGTACAAATATTACCATTTTATATAAGCTGGGGTCATCGGAATAATTCTCCCAACTTTGGTTATCAGGGGTTTAGAATGCCAGGTTTGGAGGTTTTTGCAGATCTTGGTCAATATGTTTTAAAGCAAGCACAAAATCGCAAGTTACCGTCAATGTTTATTATTTCCAGTGAAAGCGATAAATCCATAGATAGTAAAGAGTTAGTATCTTTGTTTGAATCAAGCTTGATGTATCAACAGAAGTCATGGTTTTTCTATTTTGATAAGTTTTTTCAGGTTCCCCACACGATGATGACTAAAGCTGAAGGTAATCGATATCAGGATTTATTAATTACGATTGTGAAAGCTTATATCGAAAGTGATGTTAGTTGGCGTGATTTACTCAGAATTGGTGATTTGATATTGGAAGGCAAAAGATTTGAAGTTGCTATCAAGGAGTTGAAGCTATTAAATAGGGTTTCTCCAGATTTAGCGGTTTTATTAGCTGTTATTAATAAGGAAGTTCTGGTTTAA